One window from the genome of Nitrospinota bacterium encodes:
- the fliD gene encoding flagellar filament capping protein FliD, which yields MAITPTSSGAAPIQITGLISGLDSTSIVQKLVELEKAPVTSLQNKQAAISDQVTAWQTLNTKLLTLNTAVHNLNTNQKFRGTNGTFTNSISGGGNIVNMSTTGNAGSGTYSFAVNNLAAQHKMQSATGYSSATASAGISGMTITKGGVSQSFTQSSLQDLSSAINSSSLGITASIVNGGSSDAPSYRMLLTSNDTGANQSFTVSTVPGQNGLGPDPNPLTFTTTQTARDASITLDGLTVTRASNTVNDLLPGMSLSLIGTGSGEITLASDNATIVKNIQSFATAYNDVMDFTHAQMAYTKGQSTQPLFGNSTLLNIQQGLNSIVSGPVDGLPSDNGYTSLSQVGVTTDVNNRLNVDTAKLTQALSGNATGVRRLFTPNAQGTYTYVYATGATVSGVYDTQVTSDANGQPVMQMRRQGTSNWITMTQSGNTFDGPAGGDLAGFAMEANNIHAGDTGTMNVSVGIAEKLSYRTGFYTEYSSQGAIYNEQTSLTKRNDDYQKQIDTLNMRIKKKSDDLTAKYARLESLLATLKGQSSYLSQQLSTLPSTMQGRVAQRMR from the coding sequence CCCAGTCACCTCCCTGCAAAATAAACAGGCCGCCATAAGCGATCAGGTCACCGCTTGGCAGACATTAAACACCAAGCTGCTTACGCTCAACACCGCGGTGCATAACCTGAATACGAACCAGAAATTCCGCGGCACCAATGGCACCTTCACGAACAGCATTTCGGGGGGGGGCAACATCGTGAACATGTCCACCACCGGCAACGCGGGGAGCGGCACTTATAGTTTTGCCGTCAACAACCTGGCGGCACAGCACAAAATGCAAAGCGCCACCGGATACAGCTCCGCCACCGCCTCCGCCGGCATCAGCGGCATGACCATTACTAAAGGGGGCGTCAGCCAGTCATTCACCCAAAGTTCCCTGCAAGACCTCAGCAGCGCCATAAACTCTTCATCGCTGGGTATTACCGCCAGCATCGTGAATGGCGGCAGCAGCGACGCACCGAGCTACCGGATGCTCCTCACCAGCAACGATACCGGCGCCAACCAATCATTCACGGTTTCCACGGTGCCGGGACAGAACGGTTTGGGCCCTGACCCGAACCCGTTGACCTTCACCACCACCCAGACGGCGCGGGACGCCTCGATAACGCTGGATGGCCTTACCGTTACCCGCGCCTCCAACACGGTCAACGACCTGTTGCCGGGCATGAGCCTTTCGCTCATCGGCACCGGCAGCGGCGAGATAACGCTGGCGAGCGACAACGCCACCATCGTTAAAAACATACAGTCCTTCGCCACCGCCTACAACGACGTGATGGATTTTACCCACGCCCAGATGGCCTATACGAAGGGCCAGAGCACCCAGCCGCTCTTCGGCAACAGCACGCTGCTGAACATCCAACAGGGGCTGAACAGTATCGTCAGCGGCCCCGTTGACGGTCTTCCATCCGACAATGGCTACACCTCGCTTAGCCAGGTGGGCGTTACCACCGATGTCAACAACCGTTTGAACGTGGATACCGCCAAGCTCACCCAGGCGCTTAGCGGCAATGCCACCGGCGTGCGCCGCCTCTTCACGCCGAATGCGCAGGGGACATATACATACGTGTACGCCACGGGCGCCACCGTATCCGGCGTCTACGATACCCAGGTTACCAGCGACGCAAACGGCCAGCCGGTGATGCAGATGCGCCGCCAGGGCACCTCGAACTGGATCACCATGACCCAGAGCGGCAATACCTTCGATGGCCCCGCCGGGGGCGACTTGGCGGGTTTCGCCATGGAAGCCAACAACATCCATGCCGGTGATACCGGCACCATGAACGTCTCCGTCGGCATCGCCGAAAAACTTTCCTACCGCACCGGCTTTTACACGGAATACTCATCGCAGGGAGCCATCTACAACGAACAGACCTCCCTCACCAAGAGAAACGACGACTACCAGAAGCAAATCGACACCCTCAATATGCGGATCAAGAAAAAGTCGGACGACCTCACCGCGAAATACGCGCGGCTCGAAAGCCTCCTGGCGACGCTCAAAGGCCAAAGCAGCTATCTGTCACAACAGCTTTCCACCCTGCCGAGCACGATGCAAGGCCGGGTTGCCCAAAGAATGAGATAA